A genomic region of Nostoc sp. UHCC 0702 contains the following coding sequences:
- a CDS encoding amino acid adenylation domain-containing protein, producing the protein MQTQTISGFRLAPQQKRLWNLQHNSSAFCSQASILIEGNLQPELLQKAIRQVVNHHDILKTSFYCPPGVKTPVMVVADQSYLNWEYLNFTNLSQEDISKKIQQLFWEARQEYQNLSQAYPLRLYFIKLLETQHIIIISLPALCADTRTIKNLVNQISQAYAQCCQGKAFSEEYVQYVQFSEWQNQLLEDEEAKEAQEYWQQQKINSLLALKLPNERQIKSGQFIPDSYQLAISQELYDKIYNLAQRHNKTPEVILLACWQILIWRLTGESEIVIGTVSDRREYEELHDTLGLLATWLPIKTKFTPNLNFIEVLAAVAQTLENAAEWQDYFVAEAVVQDNFLAFPIGFEFENISENKFDNTEVTFTLQGIYSFIEPFKVKLTCLQRNNGLLAEFDYDINYFSQETIQRLAKTFETLLINLSNNSDIPISQLEILSASDRQELLVEFNQNKIDYFYNKCIHELFAEQAEKNPNSIAVVFEKHQITYGELNCKANQLAHYLKKQRVQPEFIVGLCVERSLEMIVGLLGILKAGGAYLPLEPNLPIEALNLRLQEAQTSLVITQQSLVNRFEKVKVIAIDADWENIAGESDENPHTEVKPENLVYVIFTSGSTGKPKGVGTEHRQLLNYINAIAHQLNLPTTANYATVSSLSADLGNTMIFPSLCRGGCLHIISSARVGNAVELAEYCRQHPIDCLKIVPSHLAALLTATPSAASILPRQCLILGGEAASWKLISQIQQQAPSCEIFNHYGPTETTVGVLTYVVGNQADDLISETVPLGRPLANTQVYILDEELQPVPLGVPGELYISGAGLTRGYLNQPKLTAQRFISHSLLNQDLRLYKTGDRARYLESGNIEFLGRVDNQVKIRGFRIELEEIELTLTKYPAIQQAVVKVQHSENNQRLLAYIVTQQKTAININELRSFLKQKLPDYMLPSAFGILKNLPLTSNGKVDRQALPDIESLSSELAVKYELPKTEIEQAIALLWQQILQIEKVGINDNFFDIGGHSLLLVQVHAKLLEMSSVDIAITHLFEYPTISSLAKYLTQAQPETSTLVETQQRAASRINARSNRKKQTRL; encoded by the coding sequence ATGCAAACTCAAACTATTAGCGGCTTTAGACTCGCACCTCAACAAAAAAGACTATGGAATTTACAACACAATAGTTCTGCTTTCTGTTCGCAAGCTAGTATTTTGATTGAAGGTAATCTGCAACCAGAGTTACTACAAAAGGCTATTAGGCAAGTTGTCAATCATCATGACATCCTGAAAACAAGTTTTTATTGCCCACCTGGAGTAAAAACTCCTGTTATGGTAGTTGCAGATCAGAGTTATTTGAATTGGGAATATCTAAATTTCACTAATTTATCTCAGGAAGATATTTCTAAAAAAATTCAACAATTATTTTGGGAAGCCAGACAGGAATATCAAAATCTATCTCAAGCCTACCCACTACGCTTATATTTCATCAAGCTGTTAGAAACTCAGCATATTATAATTATTTCTCTGCCTGCATTATGTGCTGATACTAGAACAATTAAAAATTTAGTTAATCAGATTAGTCAAGCTTACGCTCAATGTTGCCAAGGTAAAGCATTCAGCGAGGAATATGTGCAATATGTCCAATTTTCTGAATGGCAGAATCAATTACTTGAAGATGAAGAGGCAAAGGAAGCTCAAGAATATTGGCAGCAGCAAAAAATTAACTCTTTATTAGCATTAAAATTACCTAATGAACGGCAAATAAAAAGTGGACAATTTATCCCTGATAGTTATCAGTTAGCTATTAGCCAAGAATTATATGATAAAATTTATAATTTAGCCCAAAGGCATAATAAAACGCCTGAAGTCATTTTATTAGCCTGTTGGCAAATACTAATTTGGAGACTCACAGGAGAGTCAGAAATTGTCATTGGCACAGTAAGCGATCGCCGTGAGTATGAAGAGCTTCATGATACACTTGGCTTGTTAGCAACTTGGCTACCAATTAAAACTAAATTTACACCTAATTTAAACTTTATAGAAGTATTAGCAGCGGTAGCGCAAACATTAGAAAATGCTGCCGAATGGCAAGATTATTTTGTTGCTGAAGCTGTAGTTCAGGATAATTTTCTAGCTTTTCCTATTGGCTTTGAATTTGAAAATATTTCTGAAAATAAATTTGATAATACAGAAGTAACGTTCACTTTACAAGGCATCTACAGCTTTATTGAACCTTTTAAAGTAAAGCTCACTTGTTTACAACGTAATAATGGTTTATTGGCAGAGTTTGACTACGATATTAATTACTTTTCTCAAGAAACAATTCAACGACTAGCTAAAACTTTTGAAACCTTGTTGATAAATCTGAGCAATAATTCAGATATACCTATAAGTCAATTAGAAATACTCAGCGCCAGCGATCGCCAAGAACTATTAGTTGAGTTTAACCAAAATAAAATTGATTATTTCTACAATAAATGTATTCATGAATTATTTGCAGAGCAAGCAGAAAAAAATCCGAATAGCATTGCCGTTGTCTTTGAAAAACACCAAATTACTTATGGTGAATTAAACTGTAAAGCTAACCAATTAGCACACTATTTAAAAAAGCAACGAGTACAGCCAGAATTTATAGTTGGTTTGTGCGTAGAACGTTCCTTAGAAATGATAGTTGGCTTATTAGGAATTCTCAAAGCAGGTGGAGCATATTTACCACTTGAGCCTAATTTACCAATAGAAGCTCTCAATTTACGGTTACAAGAGGCACAAACATCATTAGTAATCACTCAACAGTCATTAGTTAACCGCTTTGAAAAAGTAAAAGTAATTGCTATTGATGCAGACTGGGAAAATATTGCAGGTGAAAGTGATGAAAATCCTCACACAGAAGTCAAACCTGAAAATCTTGTTTATGTTATCTTCACTTCCGGTTCTACAGGTAAACCAAAAGGGGTGGGTACAGAACACCGTCAATTGTTGAATTATATCAATGCGATCGCTCATCAACTCAACTTACCAACAACTGCAAACTACGCCACCGTTTCTAGTTTGAGTGCAGACTTGGGAAATACGATGATTTTCCCTTCTCTTTGTAGAGGAGGCTGTTTACACATTATTTCCTCAGCGCGGGTAGGGAATGCGGTAGAGTTGGCTGAATATTGTCGTCAACACCCCATCGACTGTTTAAAAATTGTACCTTCTCACCTCGCCGCACTCCTGACTGCAACTCCATCAGCAGCATCTATCCTCCCCCGTCAATGCTTAATTTTGGGTGGTGAAGCTGCTAGTTGGAAATTAATTTCCCAAATTCAACAGCAAGCACCAAGCTGTGAAATATTTAATCATTATGGCCCTACAGAAACTACCGTTGGCGTTTTAACTTATGTAGTGGGAAATCAAGCAGATGATTTAATTTCCGAAACAGTTCCTTTAGGTCGTCCACTTGCTAATACTCAAGTTTATATCTTAGATGAAGAATTACAACCAGTACCTCTAGGCGTACCAGGTGAACTTTATATTAGTGGTGCAGGATTAACTCGTGGTTATTTAAACCAACCAAAACTCACAGCACAACGCTTTATTTCCCATTCTTTACTCAATCAAGATTTGCGTCTGTATAAAACAGGCGATCGCGCGCGTTATTTAGAAAGCGGTAATATAGAATTCCTGGGTAGAGTTGACAACCAAGTCAAAATTCGGGGATTCCGCATTGAATTAGAAGAAATCGAACTAACTCTGACTAAATATCCAGCAATACAACAAGCTGTAGTTAAAGTTCAACATTCAGAAAATAACCAACGCTTGTTAGCATATATTGTTACTCAACAAAAAACAGCAATAAATATTAATGAATTGCGTAGTTTTCTCAAACAAAAACTACCAGATTATATGCTGCCATCAGCTTTTGGCATCCTGAAAAACTTACCTTTAACATCCAATGGCAAAGTTGACCGTCAAGCATTACCAGATATCGAGAGTTTATCTTCAGAATTAGCAGTAAAATATGAACTACCAAAGACAGAAATAGAACAAGCGATCGCTCTACTTTGGCAGCAAATACTACAAATTGAAAAAGTCGGAATCAATGATAACTTTTTTGACATCGGCGGGCATTCTTTACTACTAGTTCAAGTTCATGCCAAACTTCTAGAAATGTCCTCAGTTGATATTGCTATTACCCATTTATTTGAATATCCAACTATCAGTAGTCTAGCTAAATATTTAACTCAAGCTCAACCAGAAACATCTACATTAGTAGAAACTCAACAAAGGGCAGCAAGCCGCATAAATGCTCGTTCAAACCGAAAAAAACAAACACGGCTATAA